From the Halalkalicoccus sp. CGA53 genome, one window contains:
- a CDS encoding RNA-guided endonuclease InsQ/TnpB family protein translates to MASDTPGEERTLASFQPETKTEDITRCIVIPLETSKRKNEYLRECIDEWQNVARTAAERLPSIRPNGWTRNNPQVGKIAKEYDRETISAALTQQAVYKATEAFDAWRELGYPGDRPIGRFGDGNYLRATNQQITIEENDHGYGAKLNFIPYNPIWFHLDTAGYHEKWLSRIVDPDDETRHGAGEVRLDDDGTAALHLTVVSKAEVVVAEDVERWLGVDLGESVIYATAIVGVHSGGVSGSGVEIESGREFRHYRERLKRKRDRLGSRGDLRGVRQCKGDIEKYTEQTLHTASRRIVELAADHAPCGIRLEDMGEYRETAHDPIHDWPRGMIADQIVYKATAAGVPVELVDPRDSSQTCRKCGQTDPAARVDRSTFHCRRCDYEVHADVNAAINIARGGVRSSSSSPSSSEN, encoded by the coding sequence ATGGCAAGTGATACGCCCGGTGAGGAGCGGACACTCGCTTCATTTCAACCTGAGACAAAAACGGAGGATATCACGCGGTGCATTGTTATCCCGCTCGAGACGAGCAAGCGGAAAAATGAGTACCTGCGCGAGTGTATCGACGAATGGCAAAATGTAGCACGGACCGCTGCGGAGCGGCTTCCCTCGATCCGCCCGAACGGGTGGACGCGGAACAACCCGCAGGTGGGCAAGATTGCGAAGGAATACGACCGTGAGACGATATCCGCGGCGCTGACCCAACAAGCCGTTTACAAAGCGACCGAAGCGTTCGACGCGTGGCGCGAGCTCGGATATCCCGGGGATCGCCCGATAGGCCGGTTCGGTGACGGAAATTACCTCCGAGCGACAAACCAACAGATTACGATCGAGGAGAACGACCACGGATACGGCGCGAAGTTAAATTTCATACCGTATAATCCGATATGGTTTCACCTCGATACGGCCGGGTATCACGAGAAATGGCTCTCGCGGATCGTCGATCCCGACGACGAGACGCGCCACGGAGCGGGAGAGGTTCGGCTCGACGATGACGGAACGGCAGCGCTTCATCTCACAGTTGTCTCAAAAGCCGAGGTGGTCGTCGCCGAGGACGTCGAGCGGTGGCTCGGGGTCGACCTCGGCGAGAGTGTTATCTACGCGACGGCGATCGTCGGGGTACACTCAGGGGGGGTGAGCGGCTCGGGCGTCGAGATCGAGTCCGGTCGGGAGTTCCGACACTACCGCGAGCGGTTGAAGCGAAAGCGCGATCGCCTTGGATCGCGGGGAGACCTTCGAGGGGTCCGTCAATGCAAAGGCGATATCGAGAAGTACACCGAGCAGACATTACACACCGCCTCGCGGAGAATCGTTGAACTCGCGGCGGATCACGCGCCTTGCGGGATCCGATTAGAGGATATGGGCGAGTATCGCGAGACGGCGCACGATCCGATCCACGATTGGCCCCGTGGCATGATCGCCGATCAGATAGTTTACAAGGCGACCGCCGCCGGGGTCCCGGTTGAGCTCGTCGATCCACGAGACTCGAGTCAGACCTGCCGGAAGTGTGGGCAAACCGATCCCGCTGCTCGAGTCGACCGCTCGACGTTTCACTGCCGGCGGTGCGATTACGAAGTACACGCGGACGTCAACGCGGCGATCAACATCGCCCGCGGCGGGGTTCGCTCCTCCTCGTCGTCGCCGTCGTCGTCGGAAAACTGA
- a CDS encoding ATP-binding protein — protein sequence MAAIPESITVSDAGYAFPIADLLTGRGAVFGKSGSGKSNTASVLAEELLEYGLPIVVVDIEGEYWGLTERFDVRYAGTTADADFAISIESVDALVSSVLEENEPLVVDVSGISDEETIDAFLSELVSRLFERENRIRKPCLLFVEEIHEFLPQTGRGGAFADVLVTVAKRGRKRGLGLCGLSQRPAAVDKEFITQCDWIAWHRLTWENDTKVVEKILGSEASAPVTTLADGEALVMTDWDEELTRVQFQRKRTFDAGSTPDLSAFEATDIGSPPTDGSGTRRVPGVRPSSPPKERGNDPAGPDTERKQPETPASSADESTQRPPRSRTDQFDPLTEAALLTVYGGSWLRRVLCRSLRRGGSTLRRWVTRDRSP from the coding sequence ATGGCAGCGATTCCCGAGTCGATAACAGTCTCCGACGCCGGGTACGCCTTCCCCATCGCCGACCTGCTCACGGGCCGCGGCGCCGTCTTCGGGAAGTCGGGGAGCGGGAAATCGAACACGGCGAGCGTTCTCGCGGAGGAGCTCCTCGAGTACGGCCTACCGATCGTCGTCGTCGACATCGAAGGGGAGTACTGGGGACTCACGGAGCGATTCGACGTCCGATACGCCGGGACGACCGCCGACGCGGACTTCGCGATCTCGATCGAGAGCGTCGACGCGCTGGTGTCGTCGGTCCTCGAGGAGAACGAACCGCTCGTGGTGGATGTCTCGGGGATATCCGACGAAGAGACGATCGACGCGTTCCTCTCGGAACTCGTCTCGCGCCTCTTCGAGCGGGAGAACCGGATCCGCAAGCCGTGTCTCCTCTTCGTAGAGGAGATCCACGAGTTCCTCCCCCAGACGGGCCGTGGCGGTGCGTTCGCGGACGTACTCGTCACCGTGGCGAAGCGCGGCCGAAAGCGTGGTCTCGGGCTCTGTGGCCTCTCCCAGCGACCGGCGGCCGTCGACAAGGAGTTCATCACGCAGTGTGACTGGATCGCCTGGCACCGACTCACCTGGGAGAACGATACGAAGGTCGTCGAGAAGATCCTGGGCTCCGAGGCGTCCGCACCCGTGACGACGCTCGCGGACGGCGAAGCGCTCGTCATGACCGACTGGGACGAGGAGCTCACGCGCGTTCAGTTCCAGCGGAAACGGACGTTCGACGCGGGGAGCACGCCCGACCTCTCGGCCTTCGAAGCGACCGACATCGGGTCGCCCCCGACCGACGGATCCGGTACACGGAGGGTGCCTGGAGTCCGACCCTCGTCACCGCCGAAAGAACGAGGGAATGATCCAGCCGGACCGGACACCGAACGCAAGCAACCCGAGACCCCGGCATCCAGCGCCGACGAATCGACACAGCGCCCACCCCGATCGCGCACCGACCAGTTCGATCCGCTCACGGAGGCGGCCCTCCTGACCGTCTACGGGGGGTCGTGGCTCCGACGGGTGCTCTGCAGGTCGCTTCGGCGAGGTGGTTCGACGCTTCGACGCTGGGTGACCCGGGATCGATCTCCCTGA
- a CDS encoding tyrosine-type recombinase/integrase, with amino-acid sequence MPSDPAKEIRSLREALEAGERGGDKRDRELLLAASNEMRLVPSEIGDHRHIKILRHNTIMSEQAGSLADALKDRDPAKELVRWIHREKTNEHTNQDYRTTLRTFGRFALGLEEPPESLSWIPTSTSNDFDPTPSERDLLTYEGDVKPMIDACQNPRDRALIVTQFEAGLRGGELYDLRAGDVFDGEHTAGLHVDGKRGERSVHLKISLPYLRRWLSEHPAGDDVNAPMWSKLDVPELPSEPTFYNYFRRAAERAGVTKEVTPTNFRKSNTRWLVIQGLAAPRIEDRQGRKRGSEHTARYLARFGSESNERAFLAALGEDIDVDEDEEAETPLTCPRCDRDTPRDRPFCMWCRFAIAPEATEALEATREATVNEMVDAESRDARVLFAQFLEFLDEEPHRVPSGVHDRLTSSSSSNE; translated from the coding sequence ATGCCGAGCGACCCCGCCAAGGAGATCCGATCCCTCCGGGAGGCCCTCGAAGCCGGCGAACGTGGCGGCGACAAACGCGACCGCGAGCTGCTCCTCGCCGCCTCCAACGAAATGCGACTCGTCCCCTCCGAGATCGGCGATCACCGCCACATCAAGATTCTTAGGCACAACACGATCATGTCCGAGCAGGCGGGCAGCCTCGCCGACGCCCTCAAGGACCGCGACCCCGCCAAGGAGCTCGTTCGATGGATCCACCGCGAAAAGACGAACGAACACACGAACCAGGATTACCGGACGACCCTCCGGACCTTCGGCCGCTTCGCTCTCGGTCTCGAGGAACCGCCCGAAAGCCTCTCGTGGATCCCGACGAGCACCAGCAACGACTTCGACCCGACACCCTCCGAGCGCGATCTCCTCACGTACGAGGGCGACGTCAAGCCAATGATCGACGCCTGTCAGAACCCACGTGATCGGGCGCTCATCGTGACGCAATTCGAGGCCGGTCTCCGCGGCGGCGAACTCTATGACCTCCGGGCCGGTGACGTCTTCGACGGCGAACACACCGCCGGTCTCCACGTCGACGGCAAGAGAGGCGAGCGATCCGTCCACCTGAAGATCAGCCTCCCCTACCTCCGACGGTGGCTCTCCGAACACCCAGCCGGTGACGACGTCAACGCACCGATGTGGTCGAAGCTCGACGTTCCCGAACTCCCCTCCGAACCGACCTTCTACAACTACTTCAGACGAGCAGCTGAGCGAGCCGGCGTCACGAAGGAGGTCACACCTACGAACTTCCGCAAGTCGAACACGCGATGGCTCGTTATCCAGGGTCTTGCCGCTCCTCGAATCGAGGACCGACAAGGCCGAAAGCGCGGAAGTGAGCACACCGCGCGGTACCTCGCCCGCTTCGGATCCGAGTCGAACGAGCGGGCGTTTCTCGCCGCGCTCGGCGAGGACATCGACGTCGACGAGGACGAAGAGGCCGAAACACCCCTCACCTGTCCCCGGTGCGACCGCGATACACCCCGAGACCGGCCGTTTTGTATGTGGTGTCGGTTCGCGATCGCCCCGGAAGCCACCGAGGCGCTCGAAGCGACACGAGAGGCCACCGTCAACGAAATGGTAGACGCGGAGAGCCGAGACGCCCGCGTTCTCTTCGCTCAATTCCTCGAGTTCCTCGATGAAGAGCCCCACCGCGTCCCCTCGGGGGTTCACGATCGGCTCACCTCCTCGTCCTCGTCGAACGAGTGA
- a CDS encoding HTH domain-containing protein, with protein MWCRFDVPPVIQRDRSTVCDRLSALQTDGMIDEVSVNRWGNYHYLREDSPLSDSGPARDAVRAFERWASEYGFEFEPAFERYDDTRIDRDDPETPRDGPDLPTTTQVIRLPIMCLAVYEGERLVGVTPSLDGRRVYTVTEGLEVLEGKRQFA; from the coding sequence GTGTGGTGTCGGTTCGATGTTCCCCCGGTAATCCAAAGGGACCGGTCTACAGTATGTGATCGACTTTCGGCCCTCCAAACCGACGGGATGATCGACGAGGTGAGTGTCAATCGGTGGGGGAACTACCACTATCTCAGGGAGGATTCTCCCCTTTCCGATTCAGGTCCAGCCCGTGATGCGGTTCGAGCGTTCGAGCGCTGGGCGAGTGAGTACGGATTCGAGTTCGAACCGGCGTTCGAACGGTACGACGATACACGGATCGATCGAGACGATCCCGAGACACCGCGCGATGGGCCGGACCTACCGACTACTACTCAAGTGATCAGACTTCCGATCATGTGTCTCGCGGTCTATGAGGGGGAGCGACTCGTGGGAGTGACGCCCTCCCTGGACGGTAGACGTGTCTATACCGTCACCGAGGGTCTCGAGGTGCTCGAAGGAAAACGACAGTTCGCCTGA
- a CDS encoding SDR family oxidoreductase: MIRSVPEDIQDRIRVEIPIGRFAEVTEIAGLIAFLASPHASYITSGTIDITGRSIYER, from the coding sequence ATGATACGATCCGTCCCCGAAGATATCCAGGATCGGATTCGGGTGGAGATCCCGATCGGTCGGTTCGCCGAGGTGACGGAGATCGCCGGCTTGATCGCGTTTCTCGCGAGCCCACACGCGTCGTATATCACCAGTGGGACGATCGACATCACCGGGAGATCGATCTATGAGCGGTGA
- a CDS encoding universal stress protein — translation MIDTILLAVGQEDEDRLEKLTETVTEVAEPAGATVVLAHVFSDEEYDTVVDRLEYDPADAPSPDEVAARHATTRELAARLDDSDVDFEIRGAVGPRGDQIVDLATATDADLVVVGGRKRSPTGKAVFGSTAQNVMLSSPCPVTFVRS, via the coding sequence ATGATCGATACGATCCTGCTGGCCGTCGGCCAGGAAGACGAGGACAGACTGGAGAAGCTCACCGAGACGGTGACCGAGGTCGCGGAGCCGGCCGGGGCGACGGTCGTCCTCGCGCACGTGTTCAGCGACGAGGAGTACGACACGGTCGTCGATCGCCTCGAGTACGACCCGGCGGACGCCCCGAGCCCGGACGAGGTCGCCGCACGCCACGCGACGACGCGTGAACTCGCGGCCCGGCTGGACGACTCGGACGTCGACTTCGAGATCCGTGGCGCGGTCGGACCGCGCGGCGATCAGATAGTCGACCTCGCGACGGCGACCGACGCGGACCTCGTCGTCGTCGGCGGGCGAAAGCGGAGTCCGACCGGGAAGGCGGTCTTCGGTTCGACCGCGCAGAACGTGATGCTCTCGTCGCCGTGTCCCGTGACGTTCGTCCGTAGCTGA
- a CDS encoding phage terminase large subunit, with protein MSEVASGESEEIGAGEQVRILRTLWKPHTGQRAIMDHPARFRIVACGRRWGKSEMCAHLALERALEEPDTTVWWVAPTYDQANDYGFTKMVPLLSPDVVAGDPKRTKPRKIEFVNGSSISFRSADRPDSLRGAGVDLLVIDEAASVPERAWIEELRPTLTDTLGDMIAIGTPKGRNWFYRWYQRGQSSDHADVASFQAPSYQNEHVPDSEIDDAREDVPERVFEQEYLAKFVDDTGGVFVGVRERNVEEYDLPVAPSDETAYAIGVDFARLQDYTAIVVLDAEGRLVAFDRLKETTWNRIQNRVEQLAETYDPCGVAVDATRDNKIVADLKRSGLSVKPVNFTSKKQLLIDNLATRLEGGELTLSSDAPVLVNELEVFEYDVTDAGTIRYHAPSGFHDDAVDALALAADILPKVQAVTSRRQKRGDRDPPRSGLETSGVYYL; from the coding sequence GTGAGTGAGGTGGCGTCCGGCGAATCGGAAGAGATCGGCGCCGGCGAGCAGGTTCGAATCCTACGAACGCTGTGGAAACCCCACACCGGCCAGCGGGCGATCATGGATCACCCTGCTCGCTTTCGGATCGTGGCATGCGGACGTCGGTGGGGCAAGAGCGAGATGTGCGCTCACCTCGCGTTAGAGCGCGCCCTCGAGGAGCCGGACACGACGGTCTGGTGGGTTGCTCCGACGTACGATCAAGCGAACGATTACGGCTTTACGAAAATGGTTCCGCTGCTCTCGCCGGATGTCGTCGCCGGTGATCCGAAGCGGACGAAGCCGCGGAAAATCGAGTTCGTGAACGGCTCGAGTATCTCGTTCCGATCGGCCGATCGGCCCGATTCACTCCGCGGCGCCGGAGTTGACCTTCTCGTGATCGACGAGGCGGCGTCGGTCCCGGAACGCGCGTGGATCGAGGAGCTCCGGCCGACGCTCACCGATACCCTGGGGGACATGATCGCGATCGGGACACCTAAAGGTCGCAACTGGTTCTACCGGTGGTACCAGCGAGGCCAGTCTTCCGACCACGCCGACGTCGCGAGTTTTCAGGCGCCGTCCTACCAGAACGAGCACGTACCCGATTCGGAGATCGACGACGCGCGGGAGGACGTCCCGGAACGCGTGTTCGAGCAAGAATATCTCGCGAAGTTCGTCGACGACACGGGCGGGGTGTTCGTCGGCGTTCGGGAGAGGAACGTGGAGGAGTACGACCTCCCGGTTGCTCCCTCGGACGAAACGGCGTACGCGATCGGAGTGGACTTCGCGCGGCTCCAGGACTATACGGCGATCGTGGTGCTCGACGCGGAGGGTCGACTCGTGGCGTTCGATCGGTTGAAGGAGACGACCTGGAACCGGATCCAGAACCGGGTCGAGCAGCTCGCGGAGACGTATGACCCGTGCGGGGTAGCGGTCGACGCGACTCGGGATAACAAGATCGTGGCCGACCTCAAACGGAGCGGCCTCTCGGTGAAGCCGGTCAACTTCACCTCGAAGAAACAGCTCCTCATAGACAACCTGGCTACGCGCCTCGAAGGTGGGGAGCTCACCCTCTCGTCGGACGCGCCGGTGCTCGTGAACGAGCTCGAGGTGTTCGAGTACGATGTCACGGACGCCGGTACGATCCGGTACCACGCGCCGTCGGGCTTCCACGACGACGCGGTCGACGCGCTTGCTCTCGCGGCTGATATTCTTCCAAAGGTGCAGGCCGTTACCAGTCGCCGCCAGAAGCGTGGTGATCGCGACCCACCCCGCTCGGGATTAGAAACCAGCGGAGTGTACTACCTGTAA
- a CDS encoding ROK family protein — protein sequence MEYYAGVDLGATNVRGAVATRDGEFLSVSRRPTPQGPTGIDVTEAVLAVLRDACSESGVDPPEVRAAAIGSFGPFDLAAGTVESPANLPDSVGTIPLVGPVSELIDSDRVLLHNDTTAGVIGERFHAEANPDDMVYLTVSSGIGAGVVVDGHVLSGWDGNAGEIGHITLDPEGRRTCGCGHDGHWEAYCSGKNVPEYARLLYDDAYGMETALPLEDPDFTARDVFECAPEDGFASHVVSQLGHWNAMGVANLVHAYAPLVVVVGGAVATNNPGQVLDPVREKLPEMVMVNVPEVRLTTLGDEVGIRGAVASAITGGTGDRERVR from the coding sequence ATGGAGTACTACGCGGGTGTCGACCTCGGGGCGACGAACGTTCGCGGCGCGGTCGCCACCCGGGACGGCGAGTTTCTCTCGGTCTCGCGGCGGCCGACGCCGCAGGGACCGACCGGAATCGACGTCACCGAGGCGGTCCTCGCGGTGCTCAGGGACGCCTGCTCCGAGAGCGGCGTCGATCCACCGGAGGTGCGGGCGGCGGCGATCGGCAGTTTCGGTCCGTTCGACCTCGCGGCCGGCACCGTCGAGAGTCCGGCGAACCTCCCGGACTCGGTGGGGACGATCCCGCTCGTTGGGCCGGTCTCGGAGCTGATCGACTCCGACCGAGTCCTCCTCCACAACGACACCACCGCGGGGGTGATCGGCGAGCGCTTTCACGCGGAGGCGAACCCTGACGACATGGTCTACCTCACCGTCTCCTCCGGGATCGGCGCCGGCGTCGTCGTCGACGGTCACGTCCTCTCGGGGTGGGACGGTAACGCGGGTGAGATCGGCCACATCACGCTCGACCCCGAGGGCCGACGCACCTGTGGATGCGGTCACGACGGCCACTGGGAGGCGTACTGCTCGGGGAAGAACGTCCCCGAGTACGCCCGCCTGCTCTACGACGACGCCTACGGGATGGAGACCGCGCTCCCGCTCGAGGACCCGGACTTCACCGCGAGGGACGTCTTCGAGTGCGCGCCGGAGGACGGGTTCGCCTCTCACGTCGTCTCCCAGCTCGGCCACTGGAACGCGATGGGCGTCGCGAACCTCGTCCACGCCTACGCTCCCTTAGTGGTGGTCGTCGGCGGCGCTGTCGCGACGAACAACCCCGGGCAGGTGCTCGATCCCGTCCGCGAGAAGCTCCCCGAGATGGTGATGGTGAACGTCCCGGAGGTCCGCCTCACCACGCTCGGCGACGAGGTGGGGATCAGGGGGGCGGTCGCGAGCGCGATCACCGGGGGGACGGGCGACCGCGAGCGCGTTCGATAG